Proteins encoded within one genomic window of Triticum aestivum cultivar Chinese Spring chromosome 2D, IWGSC CS RefSeq v2.1, whole genome shotgun sequence:
- the LOC123053610 gene encoding uncharacterized protein, which produces MLSGTEAFCMYLRLLGAKIGRHCSIRSIDPVANPELINIGDGVHLGDFCHIVPGFYSSKGFTGAEIKVQENTIIGSGSLLLPGSVLQGNVILGALSVAPEHSLLQRGGIYVGAQSLTMVKNTLLAEDERIEMMDPMYKKIVGNLSANLAITTMNVKSRYFHRIGVSGRGVLKMYEDIPSLPKHKIFGAGKSFPVIVRHSNSLSADDDARLDARGAAVRILSDDGEVPLLDLTLKSGKAFYARTIADFATWLVCGLPAREEHVKRAPHVRDAVWGSLRDTNSYTELHYYSNICRLLRFDEGKEMYAKFKLRPVDQDIPEESGQVVPRGILPPETGAIPRDESDTRPLLFLADDFRRRVEVPDGVRYVFQLQLREVPSDDATCDVALDCTRPWDEEEFPYIDIGEISIDNNLPAEETEKLEFNPFLRCQAVDVIPASSCKQSASIDHGRSLIYEICQRLRNGEPLPASWAAFLEQSDTKINLSGCPVAAVMHTRSDTADASETKVTLARTWHKALWATLCQPLLQTLVPYFVLGLVIFLPFRGLLAVTGATGMPLYWLLPVFWAVSGLASMATCAAAKWALVGVRGEGDAVHIWAPQVFLDTVWQAIRTATAEYFAELTCGSVLFAAWMRTMGSSVAVADGVYVDSMGALLNPEMVHLERGASVGHDALLFGHVYEGEAGKVKFGKVHVGEDGFVGSRAVAMPGVKVEDGGYLGALCLAMKEEIVRHKL; this is translated from the coding sequence GGTGCAAAGATTGGCAGGCATTGCTCTATCCGGTCCATTGATCCAGTGGCAAATCCTGAACTGATCAACATCGGTGATGGGGTCCATCTAGGTGATTTCTGCCACATTGTTCCAGGGTTCTACTCCAGTAAGGGGTTTACTGGTGCAGAGATAAAGGTCCAGGAGAACACCATCATTGGTAGTGGCAGCTTGCTCCTCCCTGGCTCAGTCCTCCAAGGGAATGTTATCCTTGGAGCACTTTCTGTGGCACCGGAACATTCTCTTCTCCAGCGAGGCGGCATCTACGTTGGGGCACAGTCTCTGACCATGGTGAAGAACACCTTGCTTGCAGAAGATGAGAGGATTGAAATGATGGACCCAATGTACAAGAAGATTGTTGGGAACCTCTCGGCGAACTTGGCAATCACCACCATGAACGTCAAGTCAAGGTACTTCCACCGCATTGGCGTAAGCGGGCGGGGGGTCCTGAAGATGTACGAGGACATTCCATCTCTGCCCAAGCACAAGATATTTGGCGCCGGCAAGTCTTTCCCAGTAATCGTCCGACACAGTAATAGCCTCAGTGCAGATGATGATGCCAGGCTCGACGCGCGTGGTGCAGCAGTGCGCATTCTCTCCGACGATGGCGAGGTGCCTCTTCTGGACCTTACTTTGAAGAGTGGCAAAGCATTTTATGCGCGCACGATCGCCGACTTCGCCACTTGGCTGGTCTGTGGCCTGCCAGCGAGGGAGGAGCATGTCAAGCGTGCTCCGCACGTCCGGGATGCTGTCTGGGGCTCCCTGCGGGACACCAACTCTTACACCGAGCTGCATTACTACTCCAACATATGCCGGCTGCTGCGGTTCGATGAAGGGAAGGAGATGTATGCAAAATTCAAGCTTCGTCCAGTTGATCAAGACATACCGGAGGAGTCCGGTCAGGTGGTGCCAAGGGGTATCTTGCCGCCAGAGACCGGTGCAATCCCAAGAGATGAGAGTGACACACGCCCTTTACTCTTCCTCGCCGACGACTTCCGTCGGAGGGTGGAAGTTCCAGACGGGGTGCGCTACGTCTTCCAACTGCAGCTCAGGGAGGTGCCCTCTGACGACGCCACCTGTGACGTCGCCCTTGACTGCACGCGGCCATGGGACGAGGAGGAGTTCCCGTACATTGACATCGGAGAGATAAGCATCGACAACAACCTCCCAGCAGAAGAGACGGAGAAGCTCGAGTTCAACCCTTTCCTCCGGTGCCAAGCGGTGGACGTCATCCCGGCGTCGTCCTGCAAGCAGAGCGCGTCCATCGACCACGGGCGCTCGCTGATTTACGAGATATGCCAACGCCTGCGGAACGGCGAGCCACTGCCCGCGTCATGGGCGGCGTTCCTGGAGCAGTCCGACACCAAGATCAACCTGTCGGGGTGCCCAGTGGCCGCCGTCATGCACACAAGGTCCGACACTGCCGATGCCAGCGAGACCAAGGTGACCCTGGCTAGGACATGGCACAAGGCGCTCTGGGCCACGCTGTGCCAGCCGCTGCTGCAAACGCTGGTGCCATACTTCGTCCTGGGCCTGGTCATCTTCCTCCCATTCCGGGGCCTCCTTGCCGTCACCGGGGCCACCGGCATGCCGCTGTACTGGCTGCTGCCGGTCTTCTGGGCGGTGTCGGGCTTGGCCTCCATGGCGACATGCGCCGCGGCAAAGTGGGCCCTGGTCGGCGTCAGGGGCGAAGGCGACGCGGTGCACATCTGGGCGCCGCAGGTGTTCCTGGACACGGTCTGGCAGGCCATACGGACGGCGACGGCGGAGTACTTCGCGGAGCTGACGTGCGGGTCGGTGCTGTTCGCGGCGTGGATGCGAACGATGGGGTCGTCGGTGGCCGTGGCCGACGGGGTGTACGTGGACTCGATGGGCGCGCTGCTGAACCCGGAGATGGTGCACCTGGAGCGGGGCGCGAGCGTGGGCCACGACGCGCTGCTGTTCGGGCACGTGTACGAGGGCGAGGCCGGGAAGGTGAAGTTCGGCAAGGTCCACGTCGGGGAAGACGGGTTCGTCGGCAGCCGGGCGGTGGCGATGCCGGGCGTGAAGGTGGAGGACGGCGGCTACCTGGGAGCCCTGTGCCTGGCCATGAAGGAGGAGATCGTCAGGCACAAGCTATAG